The following proteins are co-located in the Maridesulfovibrio sp. genome:
- a CDS encoding NAD-dependent succinate-semialdehyde dehydrogenase: MAILSTNPMTGKVEKSFDEYSSAETSSILNSVADAYSTWKLSSLDLRADCLRNLAALLRERADHFAALMAAEMGKPLKSGRAEVLKSATVCDFYADNGASMLASEPKTVDGMKCYVDYAPMGTVLAVMPWNYPVWQVLRIAVPTLMAGNTMVLKHASNVPQCALALDELFRESIFPENVFRTLLIGAGQVENVLKHNSIVGVCLTGSEGAGRKVAAAAGAQLKKSVMELGGSDAFVVLADADLGKASAIGAESRCSNAGQACIAAKRFIVHNDVYDDFVGKLKDHMESVPMGDPLDESTVMGPMASHQFRNDLQVQVDACLKAGGKLVTGGKIPEGEGAFYPSTIITDVPFDSTAGRDEIFGPVALVFRAESEEQAMEMANDSAFGLGGSVWTRDEEKGLKLARQIEAGLVYLNGRVSSRPPLPFGGVKNSGYGRELSTYGIREFVNVKSVCIG; the protein is encoded by the coding sequence ATGGCTATTCTGAGTACCAACCCCATGACCGGAAAGGTCGAAAAAAGTTTTGATGAATATAGCTCCGCTGAAACTTCTTCCATTTTAAATTCCGTTGCGGATGCTTATTCAACTTGGAAATTGAGTTCCCTTGATCTGCGTGCGGATTGCCTGCGTAATTTGGCTGCGCTTCTTCGTGAACGCGCAGACCATTTTGCAGCACTTATGGCTGCTGAAATGGGTAAGCCGCTCAAGTCGGGCAGGGCAGAAGTGCTTAAGTCCGCAACTGTCTGCGATTTTTATGCTGATAACGGTGCTTCTATGCTCGCAAGCGAGCCGAAGACTGTGGACGGTATGAAGTGTTATGTAGACTATGCCCCAATGGGAACAGTGCTGGCTGTTATGCCGTGGAACTATCCCGTCTGGCAGGTTCTGCGTATTGCCGTACCTACACTTATGGCCGGGAATACCATGGTTTTGAAGCATGCTTCAAATGTTCCCCAGTGCGCATTGGCACTTGATGAACTTTTCCGTGAATCCATTTTCCCTGAAAACGTGTTTCGGACCCTGCTTATCGGGGCCGGACAGGTTGAAAACGTTCTTAAACATAATTCAATAGTCGGTGTTTGTCTGACGGGCAGCGAGGGTGCAGGGCGCAAAGTTGCTGCTGCAGCCGGGGCACAGCTTAAGAAGAGTGTTATGGAACTGGGCGGAAGTGATGCCTTTGTAGTTCTTGCTGATGCTGATCTTGGTAAAGCTTCAGCCATCGGTGCCGAGTCCCGTTGTTCCAATGCCGGACAGGCCTGCATTGCCGCCAAGCGTTTCATTGTCCACAATGATGTGTACGATGATTTCGTCGGTAAGCTGAAAGACCATATGGAATCAGTGCCTATGGGCGATCCTCTGGATGAGAGTACTGTCATGGGGCCCATGGCTTCACACCAGTTCCGCAATGATCTGCAAGTGCAGGTCGATGCATGCCTCAAAGCTGGAGGCAAGCTTGTAACCGGAGGCAAAATTCCTGAAGGCGAAGGTGCTTTTTATCCTTCGACAATCATCACTGATGTTCCTTTTGACAGTACTGCTGGACGTGATGAAATCTTCGGACCTGTAGCTCTTGTTTTCCGTGCTGAGAGCGAAGAGCAGGCCATGGAAATGGCCAATGACAGTGCATTCGGACTCGGCGGTTCCGTATGGACCCGCGATGAGGAAAAAGGGCTTAAGCTCGCACGTCAGATCGAGGCTGGTTTGGTCTATCTTAATGGTCGGGTAAGCAGTCGTCCTCCGCTTCCTTTCGGAGGGGTTAAGAATTCAGGTTACGGTCGCGAGCTTTCTACTTACGGGATTCGTGAGTTTGTGAATGTTAAGTCTGTTTGTATTGGGTAG
- a CDS encoding 4Fe-4S binding protein, producing MSRVEFLDERCKGCLLCTTVCPKEIIRQSDRFNQHGYKVAEVAAEDMEKCTGCTSCALICPDIAIRVYRTQKAKGE from the coding sequence ATGTCACGAGTAGAATTTTTGGATGAACGGTGCAAGGGCTGTCTGCTCTGTACCACCGTCTGTCCGAAGGAAATCATAAGGCAATCCGACCGATTCAACCAGCACGGTTACAAAGTTGCTGAAGTCGCGGCTGAGGATATGGAAAAGTGTACCGGATGTACTTCCTGTGCGCTGATCTGTCCGGATATCGCTATCCGGGTATACAGAACCCAAAAGGCCAAAGGAGAATAG
- the aroE gene encoding shikimate dehydrogenase, with protein sequence MEVFKPEKLFGIIGHPLGHTMSPLLHNWGFAEHKISAVYMAWPTEPEKVESFMQTFRNLPISGASVTIPHKLSVMDYIDQLTKRAKSVGAVNTLYWDGDKIVGDNTDAAGVSEPLRPYSDQVRKALLIGAGGAARAAITGLQSLGIKEIFITNRTKSKAEDLAAEFKISDLDWDARGDQHFDLIVNSTSLGMSGKFEEINPMIMDNQDTNTIVFDLVYNPMETIFIREAKAKGCTVIHGIEMFVHQGLEQFRLWTGIKLDEKKARSLLLENL encoded by the coding sequence ATGGAAGTATTCAAACCTGAAAAGCTTTTTGGAATAATTGGACACCCTCTCGGTCATACAATGAGTCCTCTTTTGCATAATTGGGGCTTTGCAGAGCACAAAATTTCGGCAGTTTACATGGCTTGGCCCACTGAACCTGAGAAAGTTGAAAGTTTCATGCAGACTTTCAGAAATCTGCCTATTTCAGGTGCCAGCGTAACCATTCCGCACAAGCTTTCCGTAATGGACTACATTGATCAGCTAACCAAACGTGCAAAGTCTGTCGGAGCAGTGAATACCCTGTATTGGGACGGTGATAAAATAGTGGGAGACAATACTGATGCCGCAGGAGTATCTGAACCGCTGCGTCCTTATTCTGATCAGGTAAGAAAAGCTCTATTGATCGGAGCTGGCGGTGCCGCTCGTGCTGCGATCACGGGACTTCAGTCATTGGGCATCAAGGAAATTTTCATCACAAACCGAACTAAGTCCAAAGCGGAGGATCTCGCTGCTGAATTCAAAATATCAGATCTTGATTGGGACGCTCGCGGAGATCAACACTTCGATCTTATCGTGAATTCAACCTCACTTGGCATGTCCGGAAAATTTGAAGAGATCAACCCTATGATCATGGATAATCAGGACACGAACACCATCGTCTTCGACCTTGTCTACAATCCCATGGAAACTATATTTATCAGGGAAGCTAAAGCCAAAGGATGCACAGTAATCCACGGAATTGAGATGTTCGTTCATCAGGGTCTGGAACAGTTCAGATTATGGACCGGAATTAAGCTGGATGAGAAGAAAGCGCGTAGTCTACTGCTTGAAAATTTATAA
- a CDS encoding 2-oxoacid:acceptor oxidoreductase family protein, which yields MSKYLDSIIAGFGGQGVMLIGNLLAYSGMNAGLNVTYIPVYGPEMRGGTANCTVVLSDDEIGSPIIRTPHSLIIMNRPSLDKFQPMLMDDGIQIVNSSLIDAELVDNERIKSYMVPCNDIADKLGNTRLANMVALGAFIKATGIMDIQAVIDSLENVISAHYHHLIPKNAEALKAGAEAI from the coding sequence ATGAGCAAATACCTCGACAGCATCATTGCCGGATTCGGCGGACAGGGCGTTATGCTCATCGGTAACCTGCTGGCATACTCAGGTATGAATGCCGGACTGAATGTAACCTACATTCCGGTATACGGCCCTGAAATGCGCGGCGGTACCGCGAACTGCACAGTCGTACTTTCTGACGACGAAATCGGTTCCCCCATCATCCGTACTCCGCACAGCCTGATCATCATGAACCGTCCTTCTCTGGATAAATTCCAGCCCATGCTCATGGATGACGGTATCCAGATCGTCAACTCCTCTCTGATTGACGCAGAGCTGGTAGATAACGAGCGCATTAAATCCTACATGGTGCCCTGCAACGATATCGCTGACAAACTCGGCAATACCCGCTTGGCAAACATGGTAGCACTCGGTGCCTTCATCAAGGCAACCGGAATCATGGATATACAGGCAGTCATTGACTCCCTCGAAAACGTGATCTCAGCTCACTACCACCATCTCATCCCCAAAAACGCTGAAGCCCTCAAAGCAGGCGCTGAAGCTATCTAA
- a CDS encoding thiamine pyrophosphate-dependent enzyme yields the protein MSEQEILAFDKADAIVDVPTHYCPGCQHGIAHRLAGELLSEMGLTENTLLVTSIGCSVFLYNYLNVDSVEAPHGRAPAVATGVKRARGDKFVLSYQGDGDLASIGMAEIMHCANRGEKVSIIFVNNTVYGMTGGQMAPTTMEGQKTTTSPAGRNPAKEGMPIKMAEIIASLGGTAYAARVALNNVKNIRKAKKAMKKAFEVQQQGLGFGFIELLSTCPTNWRMTPIQANERIENEMIPYFPLGVFKDVTAED from the coding sequence ATGAGCGAACAAGAAATTCTCGCCTTTGACAAGGCTGACGCTATTGTTGACGTTCCCACCCACTACTGTCCCGGCTGCCAGCACGGTATTGCCCACAGGCTTGCGGGTGAACTGCTCAGCGAAATGGGCCTGACCGAGAACACCCTTCTGGTCACCTCCATCGGCTGTTCCGTATTCCTCTACAACTACCTTAACGTGGACAGCGTGGAAGCTCCGCACGGCCGCGCACCGGCAGTTGCTACAGGCGTAAAACGCGCCCGCGGTGACAAGTTCGTCCTCTCCTATCAGGGTGACGGCGACCTCGCATCCATCGGTATGGCTGAAATTATGCACTGCGCTAACCGTGGTGAAAAAGTCTCCATCATCTTCGTGAACAACACTGTTTACGGCATGACCGGCGGACAGATGGCCCCCACCACCATGGAAGGCCAGAAGACCACTACCTCCCCTGCCGGACGTAACCCGGCCAAAGAAGGTATGCCCATCAAGATGGCGGAAATTATCGCCTCCCTCGGTGGAACTGCATACGCCGCGCGAGTGGCCCTGAACAATGTGAAGAACATTCGCAAGGCCAAAAAAGCCATGAAAAAGGCTTTTGAAGTGCAGCAGCAGGGACTCGGCTTCGGTTTTATCGAGCTGCTTTCCACCTGCCCCACCAACTGGAGAATGACTCCCATTCAGGCGAATGAAAGGATCGAAAATGAAATGATCCCCTACTTCCCGCTGGGTGTATTTAAAGACGTAACTGCGGAGGACTAA
- the queA gene encoding tRNA preQ1(34) S-adenosylmethionine ribosyltransferase-isomerase QueA, producing the protein MNINTKDFFLKSYDFELPEAQIAQCPAVMRHGSKLMVLDQKSGKTEIKNFTDIVDLLPEGALLVANNSKVVPARIFGNKPTGGRVEFLLLTPLPLIEAEEIPGGFKAQARGLLRASKGPKPGDKILFEGGLKLKVLGKGKFGLSEVELEWTGNLKKIFEECGKIPLPPYIRRAADETDNDRYQTLYACDEKAGSVAAPTAGLHFSEEINEKLKAKNIERAEVTLYVGYGTFSPVRAEDIRDHEMHHEYIEIPEETAAAVIKAKEEGRPVIAVGTTSARTLEGAFQQTGEICEFKGETNIFIYPGFEFKVVDRMITNFHLPESSLVIMISALAGRENILKAYADAVKNGFRFFSYGDSMYIK; encoded by the coding sequence ATGAACATAAATACAAAAGACTTTTTCCTTAAAAGCTACGACTTTGAATTACCGGAAGCACAGATAGCACAATGTCCCGCAGTAATGCGCCACGGCTCCAAACTCATGGTCCTTGATCAAAAGAGCGGTAAAACCGAAATCAAAAACTTTACCGACATTGTAGACCTGCTTCCCGAAGGCGCCCTGCTGGTGGCCAACAACTCAAAAGTTGTCCCAGCGCGTATCTTCGGTAATAAACCTACCGGAGGACGGGTAGAATTTCTGCTGCTGACCCCCCTGCCGCTCATCGAAGCCGAAGAAATACCGGGTGGATTTAAAGCACAAGCCCGAGGCTTACTCAGGGCATCAAAGGGCCCCAAACCCGGCGATAAAATTTTATTTGAAGGCGGCTTGAAACTCAAAGTTCTAGGCAAGGGCAAATTCGGCCTTTCCGAAGTTGAACTTGAATGGACCGGAAATCTGAAAAAGATTTTCGAAGAATGCGGCAAGATTCCCCTGCCCCCGTACATCCGCCGTGCAGCAGATGAAACCGACAATGACCGCTACCAGACCCTGTACGCATGCGATGAAAAAGCCGGATCAGTAGCCGCGCCCACTGCAGGACTGCATTTCTCGGAAGAGATCAATGAAAAGCTCAAGGCCAAAAATATCGAGCGAGCCGAGGTTACCTTATATGTAGGATACGGAACCTTCAGTCCGGTACGGGCAGAAGATATCCGTGATCATGAAATGCACCATGAGTACATTGAAATACCGGAAGAAACCGCTGCAGCTGTGATCAAAGCCAAAGAAGAAGGACGTCCGGTAATCGCTGTAGGCACCACCTCTGCCCGCACGCTCGAAGGTGCTTTCCAGCAGACCGGGGAAATTTGTGAATTCAAGGGAGAGACCAATATTTTCATCTACCCCGGCTTTGAATTCAAGGTTGTAGACCGCATGATTACCAATTTCCATTTGCCAGAATCATCCCTAGTCATTATGATTTCCGCTCTTGCAGGTAGGGAAAATATTCTGAAAGCCTATGCAGATGCTGTAAAAAACGGGTTCAGATTCTTCTCCTACGGCGATTCAATGTATATAAAATAA
- the coaBC gene encoding bifunctional phosphopantothenoylcysteine decarboxylase/phosphopantothenate--cysteine ligase CoaBC, whose protein sequence is MNEHLNFDCFLGKRIHLGVSGSIAAYKSLDLLRMFRKAGIEVSVTLTSGAQEFIRGLSYEALGAFKVWEKMFPTMDDTFGHLEPGQAADAMLVAPATASVLARMAHGLADDMLSCQALAFSGPKLVAPAMNPAMWDAPATQDNCRVLAERGVEFIGPDCGDVACGDYGSGRLAPLESIYVHGLRAVAPDDMSGKHVLITLGPTREKWDAVRFWSNPSSGLMGACIAMAAWLRGAKVTVVSGPVNWWFPEDINVIKVNSAQQMFDAATEIWPSCTTGCFTAAVADFKPIPHGEGKFKKEGSSALKVDFDTNPDILKTIGSMKKDDQQLIGFAAETSNIEEAAKGKLERKNLDLIVANPINKPGAGFESSTNSVYVLDRAGRSEEWPDLPKTEVAWRIWDHLLLN, encoded by the coding sequence ATGAATGAACATCTCAATTTTGACTGCTTTTTAGGAAAACGCATCCACCTCGGCGTCAGCGGTTCCATCGCAGCTTATAAGTCTCTGGACTTACTGCGAATGTTTCGTAAGGCCGGGATCGAAGTAAGTGTAACGCTCACTTCCGGTGCGCAGGAATTTATCAGGGGCCTCAGTTATGAGGCCCTTGGTGCTTTTAAGGTCTGGGAAAAGATGTTCCCGACCATGGATGACACCTTCGGCCACCTCGAACCCGGACAGGCCGCCGATGCCATGCTTGTTGCTCCGGCAACAGCTTCGGTTTTGGCTCGTATGGCCCACGGTTTAGCCGATGACATGCTTTCCTGTCAGGCTCTGGCTTTTAGCGGACCTAAGCTGGTGGCCCCTGCTATGAATCCGGCTATGTGGGACGCTCCGGCGACTCAGGATAATTGCCGTGTTCTCGCCGAAAGAGGGGTTGAATTCATCGGACCTGATTGCGGGGATGTTGCTTGCGGTGATTACGGAAGTGGTCGTCTTGCACCCCTCGAATCAATTTATGTTCATGGCTTACGCGCTGTTGCTCCTGATGATATGAGCGGTAAGCACGTGCTGATAACTCTTGGCCCTACCCGTGAAAAATGGGATGCTGTCCGTTTCTGGTCCAATCCTTCTTCCGGTCTGATGGGTGCCTGCATTGCTATGGCTGCATGGCTTCGCGGTGCCAAGGTTACTGTGGTTTCCGGTCCGGTGAACTGGTGGTTTCCTGAAGATATTAACGTGATCAAGGTTAATTCTGCTCAGCAGATGTTTGATGCTGCCACCGAAATCTGGCCCAGTTGCACCACAGGGTGCTTCACCGCTGCAGTTGCCGATTTCAAACCTATTCCTCACGGTGAGGGTAAGTTCAAGAAAGAGGGCAGCAGTGCATTGAAGGTTGATTTCGACACTAATCCGGACATCTTGAAGACTATCGGCAGCATGAAAAAGGATGATCAGCAATTGATAGGTTTTGCAGCCGAGACTTCCAATATTGAGGAAGCAGCAAAGGGCAAGCTTGAGCGCAAGAATCTGGACCTGATTGTTGCCAACCCCATCAACAAGCCCGGAGCCGGATTTGAGTCATCCACCAATTCAGTCTATGTTCTTGATAGGGCAGGGCGTTCCGAAGAATGGCCCGATCTCCCCAAAACCGAAGTAGCGTGGCGTATATGGGATCACCTTCTGCTGAATTAA
- a CDS encoding nodulation protein NfeD, translating into MNGLKKRSVLIYCSIIITILFVFARVDSLHAKEMSVLFLEIQGAISPAQVDLLEDGLEQAGDDDHDLMLLRLDTPGGLATSMRELVKIIMNSKIPICVWVGPEGAHAASAGTFITAAAQVSAMAPGTSIGAASPVSSSGDELPETMSKKITGDMVSLIKGIARKRGRNIEWYAKSVQDGVSVDAQDAVTLNVVDFMALSVEDFLEQLGARGVLIDGQKVKFFKSDVAVIKYDPGFRYEVLSWLLDPQIAYFLLLGGILGLFFEIAHPGAILPGVLGAFCLVTGLYAMSVLPTNAAGLLLLLLGAVLFLLEVFIVSYGLLSLGAVISLFVGSLVLFSEGTPGIPLGTILGTVVTFAAFVGVIVYLVTKAQISSLGVGMESMIGLEGEVLELKGELMKIRVRGEIWNAEAYDKSFFEPGTMIKVVDSRGLTLIIVRKS; encoded by the coding sequence ATGAATGGTTTAAAGAAGCGTTCAGTTCTTATTTATTGCTCGATCATCATTACGATACTTTTTGTCTTTGCACGTGTGGATTCCTTGCATGCTAAAGAAATGAGTGTGCTTTTCCTTGAAATACAAGGTGCCATAAGTCCTGCTCAGGTTGATTTGCTTGAGGATGGACTTGAGCAAGCTGGTGATGACGATCATGATCTTATGTTGCTGAGGCTCGATACTCCGGGCGGTCTTGCTACATCCATGCGTGAGCTGGTTAAGATTATCATGAACAGCAAGATTCCGATTTGCGTTTGGGTAGGTCCTGAAGGTGCCCATGCTGCTTCGGCAGGAACTTTCATTACAGCAGCAGCTCAGGTTTCGGCTATGGCTCCCGGTACCTCCATTGGTGCTGCCAGTCCAGTTTCTTCTTCCGGAGATGAGCTTCCTGAAACAATGAGCAAGAAAATTACCGGGGACATGGTCAGTCTGATTAAAGGCATAGCGCGTAAGCGGGGACGTAACATTGAATGGTATGCGAAGTCTGTTCAAGATGGGGTCAGCGTGGATGCACAGGATGCAGTGACCCTGAATGTTGTCGATTTCATGGCTCTTTCAGTAGAAGATTTTCTTGAGCAGCTTGGTGCTAGGGGAGTGCTTATCGATGGACAGAAAGTTAAATTTTTCAAATCCGATGTAGCAGTTATAAAATATGATCCGGGATTTCGTTATGAAGTGCTTTCATGGCTTCTTGATCCACAGATTGCATATTTTCTTCTGCTTGGCGGGATACTAGGTTTGTTTTTTGAAATCGCTCATCCCGGAGCAATTCTTCCCGGAGTGCTAGGTGCCTTCTGCTTAGTAACGGGACTTTACGCCATGTCCGTCTTGCCTACTAATGCCGCCGGTTTACTTTTGCTCTTGTTAGGCGCGGTGCTTTTTCTGCTTGAAGTTTTTATTGTCAGTTATGGGTTGCTCAGCCTCGGTGCCGTGATCAGCCTGTTCGTCGGTTCGTTAGTTTTATTCAGTGAAGGAACTCCCGGAATACCGCTGGGCACTATTTTGGGGACTGTGGTTACTTTTGCCGCATTTGTCGGAGTAATTGTATATCTGGTAACCAAGGCTCAGATCTCCAGCTTAGGCGTGGGTATGGAAAGTATGATCGGTCTTGAAGGTGAGGTTCTTGAATTGAAAGGGGAGCTCATGAAAATTCGTGTGCGGGGTGAAATCTGGAATGCTGAGGCGTATGATAAAAGTTTTTTTGAGCCCGGAACAATGATCAAGGTTGTTGATTCTCGTGGTCTAACCCTGATTATTGTAAGAAAAAGCTGA
- a CDS encoding 3-methyl-2-oxobutanoate dehydrogenase subunit VorB, with amino-acid sequence MAKNGEKLFIKGNEAISRGAIAAGLKCYFGYPITPQNDIPEYMSAELPKVGGEFVQAESEVAAANMLIGASAAGQRCMTSSSSPGVSLKQEAISYLAGSQLPAVIVNMNRGGPGLGDIGPSQGDYFQATKGGGHGDYRTLVLAPGTCQECYDLVIEAFDLAFKYRNPVMILGDAIVGQMKEPVVTWTPEERNAEEGTEWRIEGAKGRDHRIIKSLFLTEGSLAGHNMALQAKYDDMAKYTKQELFETEDAELIVVAYGSIGRIVKSTVRKLRAQGHKVGLFRPITLYPFPSEELNKLAKQGKKFLTIEHNLGQMVEDVRLSIRTVTDSDFFGFMPGNLPTPDDFEEPILKSLGGK; translated from the coding sequence ATGGCTAAGAATGGCGAAAAGCTTTTCATCAAAGGCAACGAGGCTATCTCCCGCGGCGCGATTGCAGCCGGACTCAAATGCTATTTCGGTTACCCTATCACCCCCCAGAACGATATTCCGGAATACATGTCCGCTGAACTGCCGAAAGTCGGCGGAGAATTCGTTCAGGCAGAAAGTGAAGTTGCCGCTGCAAACATGCTCATCGGTGCATCTGCTGCCGGTCAACGTTGCATGACATCTTCATCCAGTCCGGGTGTATCCCTCAAACAGGAAGCCATCTCCTACCTCGCAGGTAGCCAGCTTCCAGCGGTCATCGTCAACATGAACCGTGGCGGACCGGGACTCGGTGATATCGGTCCCAGTCAGGGTGACTATTTTCAGGCAACCAAAGGCGGAGGACACGGTGACTACCGTACTCTCGTTCTCGCTCCCGGTACCTGCCAAGAGTGCTACGATCTGGTTATCGAAGCTTTCGACCTCGCTTTCAAATACCGCAACCCGGTCATGATCCTCGGTGACGCCATCGTAGGTCAGATGAAAGAGCCCGTCGTAACTTGGACTCCCGAAGAAAGGAACGCTGAAGAAGGAACCGAATGGCGCATTGAAGGCGCCAAGGGCCGTGATCACCGTATCATCAAGTCCCTGTTCCTCACCGAGGGTTCCCTTGCAGGTCACAACATGGCACTGCAGGCCAAGTATGACGACATGGCAAAATACACCAAGCAGGAACTCTTCGAAACTGAAGATGCCGAACTCATCGTAGTTGCCTACGGTTCCATCGGACGTATCGTAAAGAGCACAGTACGCAAGCTGCGCGCACAGGGTCATAAAGTCGGCCTGTTCCGTCCCATCACCCTCTACCCCTTCCCTTCCGAAGAGCTGAACAAGCTTGCCAAGCAGGGTAAGAAATTCCTGACTATTGAACATAACCTCGGTCAGATGGTTGAAGACGTACGCCTTTCCATCCGCACCGTTACCGACAGTGATTTCTTCGGCTTCATGCCCGGAAACCTGCCTACCCCCGACGACTTCGAGGAGCCCATCCTCAAAAGCCTTGGAGGGAAATAG
- a CDS encoding slipin family protein gives MTFFIPVILLVVFFLITALKVLNEYERGVIFRLGRVINAKGPGLIILIPIVDRMIRVSLRIMTLDVPNQDVITRDNVSIKVNAVVYFRVIDPIKAILEVEDFMFATSQLAQTTLRSVCGGVELDEILSQREKVNSEIQEILDTHTDPWGIKVSTVELKYIDLPQEMQRAMAKQAEAERERRAKVINAQGEFQAADKLSKAAEIISAHPEALQLRYLQTLREMSAEGKSSTIIPLPLDLLKILAPFTGRGEAMDKKDQESD, from the coding sequence ATGACATTTTTTATTCCTGTTATTCTATTGGTCGTTTTTTTTCTGATCACAGCCCTGAAGGTCCTGAACGAGTATGAACGAGGTGTGATTTTTAGATTGGGAAGAGTGATAAATGCTAAAGGTCCCGGACTGATAATCCTGATCCCGATTGTTGACCGTATGATTCGTGTGTCGCTAAGAATAATGACTCTGGATGTTCCCAATCAGGATGTTATCACCCGTGATAACGTAAGTATCAAGGTGAATGCGGTGGTTTATTTCAGGGTCATTGACCCGATCAAGGCTATTCTCGAAGTGGAGGATTTTATGTTTGCCACTTCTCAGCTTGCACAAACCACCTTGCGTAGCGTATGTGGAGGCGTTGAACTTGACGAGATACTTTCCCAACGCGAAAAAGTTAACAGCGAAATTCAGGAAATTCTGGATACCCATACTGATCCTTGGGGTATTAAAGTAAGTACTGTTGAGCTCAAATATATTGACCTGCCGCAGGAAATGCAAAGAGCCATGGCCAAGCAGGCGGAAGCCGAACGCGAGCGTCGGGCTAAGGTCATTAATGCACAGGGTGAGTTTCAGGCTGCAGACAAGCTGTCTAAGGCTGCAGAGATCATCTCTGCCCATCCTGAAGCATTGCAATTGAGATATTTGCAGACTTTGAGAGAGATGTCTGCTGAAGGAAAATCTTCCACCATAATTCCTCTTCCTCTTGATTTATTAAAAATATTGGCGCCGTTCACCGGCAGGGGAGAGGCAATGGATAAAAAAGACCAAGAGAGCGATTAA